A region of the Vibrio rumoiensis genome:
TGTGGTGCCTTATAGACGAAAAAATAAAAATGACTTCAATGATGCCGAAGCGATAGCGGAGGCGGCTCAACGAAGTAATATGACTTTTGTACCGATTAAGACAATAGAACAACAAGATGTTCAAATGCTACTGAGAGTACGTGACCGACATATTCAAAGTCGAACACAGCTCAGCAATCAAATCCGTGGCTTGCTCGCAGAATATGGATTAATTATCTCATCGGTGGGCAGAGCAGCCTTAAGGAAAGAATTGCCAGAGTTTTTAGAAGATGCTGAAAATGATTTAACCAGTACAAGTCGAGCCTTATTCTCTGAACTCTATGAAGAGCTCATACAGCTTGAATCTGTGATTAAAGAGTATGATAAAAAAGTCGAAGGCATGGTTAAATTAAATGATATCTGTCTTCGAGCCCAAACCGTTGTTGGTATAGGGCCTATCACCGCAGCGGCACTTTATGCTGCCATTGGAAATGGACATAATTTTTCAAATGGTCGCCATTTTTCAGCATGGTGCGGGTTGGTGCCTAAACAGCACTCAACTGGCGGAAAAAGCGTTTTGTTAGGGATAACGAAACGAGGTAATCCTTATTTACGCACTTTACTGAATCATGGTGCTCGAACGGTTTTAAAATATTGTGAAATGAAAGATGATAAATTGAGCCTATGGGCTCAAAGGCTTAAAAAAGAAAAGCATCACAACCAAGCCAGTATTGCAGTCGCAAATAAGTTAGCAAGAATCGTCTGGGCAGTAATCAGCAAGAATGAAAGCTATCAAGTCGATTACGTTTAAGAAGTAATAGAGTAAAACACTCACCATCAGTTGCGAAATGAGTTTGAATGGATAATAAACAGTTAAACTGAGCTACTTAAAAACTACCTGCGTCATAGGCTCTTAGAAGCCGTCGGGATGATAAAGTTAAGTAGCAGCAGATTGCATCCAGGCTATGGGATTAAAGCCCTATTAATAAGCCGAATATATGAAGGCAATAACTATTTTATTAAACGCTCAAAATCACTTGCAAACTGGGTGGGTCCATATATGACGAGGTTTATAGTCTTTAAGCAAGTTAGGATGTTTTTTCATCCAATGTCGACTATTGGTCGTCTTCGTAAAACTGCGCTTAGGCTTAACGAGAAGACGTTCGTCACGTAAGTAATCAAAGAGTGCATCTCTACCTAGTTTAATTCCTTCTTCTTGCAGCTTTGGTTTGAGTAAGGAATACAATTTTCTAGTACCTATTCGAGGCATATAGCGCCGAAGTTCTAAAACCATCTGCTTGATGGGGGTGAGCTCTACCTGACGGTGAGCTGCCCGCTTTTCTCTTTGATAAACGCTTTGTCTCGATATGCCGCACAACCTACAGACTCGAGCTAGGCTGAGCCCTTTCTTTTTTTGAAGGCTTCTTGCTCCTTGGCGATATACTTTTTTCTGAGGCTAGTCCCGTGCTCAGCATCAAGGATATCAACGACTTCATTTAAAAAGAGATTCTTTAGTCGTTCATCTTCCAATTCTTTTTCAAGTCGCTTAATTTTTTGAGCTGGAGATTCATTGGGTTTCGTTGTTTTATGCATGGCTTTCTTCCTTGGATTTTGCGTCCAGTCCATTTTTCCGAACTTTCTTAGCCAGGTTAAAACCGTTGAACGACCTTGAATGCCATAGATAGCTTGGGCTTGTTTATAAGTCATGTCGCCTTTTTCAACAGCATCGACAACCTGTAATTTAAAGCCTAGTGTGTAATCACGCTGAGTGCGCTTAACGTAGAGATTATGTGAAGTAGTCATAATTCGTCCTCAATGTGTAAACACATTTCAGGACGAGACAATCAATACAAAAACGCCACTTCAAAGCTGAAGTGGCGTTTTTGTATAAGCGAAAATCAAAACGACTCTGATGTTGTCCGTTCAGAGTTTATGATGGACGTTTAAGACCGGCATTGATATCGAGAATATCTTGCTCGGTTAATGTACCTACCGCTTGTTTTAGCTGAAGTACGCTGATGACATAGCTGTAACGCGCATCAGATAACTGGCGATTCGCATCGTATAAACGACGAGTTGAATCAAGAACATCCACAATCGTACGAGTACCGACTTCATAACCGGCTTCCGTTGCTTCTAATGCCGATTTAGCGGAAACAACAGATTGCTCGTAAGCTCGGATTGAACCAATCGATGCATTGATATTGTTGTAGTAAGCTCGAACATTTTTCACAACATTACGGTATGTTGCTTCCAATTGTTGGCTCGCTGATACGTATTGGTATTGGGCTGTTTTCACGTCAGCGTTAGTTGTACCACCTTGGTATAGTGGAACCACTAAATTTACACCGATGTTGTAATCATTGCTGGTGTAGTTTCTCGTTGCAGAGTGATCATCATGCTCATCAATATCTGAATATTGATAACCACCATCAAGCGTTAATGATGGGGTATAACCTGACTGCGCTAAAGAAATGTTGCTTTTGGCAATATCTTGAGAGATACGTGCAGTCAGTAAATCTAAGTTTTTCTGCTGTGCTTCATCAACCAATGCATTTTGGTCGGTTCGGGGTACATTCGCCGAGAAACGTTGTGTGTCTAATACGCTAAGATCTTTATGAGGTTGGCCAGTAATTTCACGCAACGCTTCATAGCTATTGGTGACATCATTTTTTGCCAAAATTTCATCGGCTAATACGCTGTCGTATTGTGCTTGAGCATCATGTACATCGGTGATAGCAGATAGACCTACTTCAAAACGTTGTTTAGTTTGTTCAAGTTGACGACCTACCGCTTTTTTCTCTGCTTGAATAAACGTCAGGTTGTCTTGCGCTTGTAACACGTCAAAGTATGCTTGTGATACACGCAAGATCATTGCTTGCTGTT
Encoded here:
- a CDS encoding IS110 family RNA-guided transposase, whose translation is MKITTAGLDIAKNKFHFYGVNQVGKKVKKRVLTRSEVLPFFSTLEPTLVVIESCGSASHWGRKLKELGHEVKLIAPQYVVPYRRKNKNDFNDAEAIAEAAQRSNMTFVPIKTIEQQDVQMLLRVRDRHIQSRTQLSNQIRGLLAEYGLIISSVGRAALRKELPEFLEDAENDLTSTSRALFSELYEELIQLESVIKEYDKKVEGMVKLNDICLRAQTVVGIGPITAAALYAAIGNGHNFSNGRHFSAWCGLVPKQHSTGGKSVLLGITKRGNPYLRTLLNHGARTVLKYCEMKDDKLSLWAQRLKKEKHHNQASIAVANKLARIVWAVISKNESYQVDYV
- the tolC gene encoding outer membrane channel protein TolC — its product is MKKLLPLIISLTLGGIHLAHADDLAEIYNQAKENDPQLLRSKADRDAAFEAIESSRGNLLPQINLTAGYNINRNINAHNSDPISISHNATEQNAFTAGINVSQELYRRDSWVNLDIAEQNARQQDSAYAAEQQAMILRVSQAYFDVLQAQDNLTFIQAEKKAVGRQLEQTKQRFEVGLSAITDVHDAQAQYDSVLADEILAKNDVTNSYEALREITGQPHKDLSVLDTQRFSANVPRTDQNALVDEAQQKNLDLLTARISQDIAKSNISLAQSGYTPSLTLDGGYQYSDIDEHDDHSATRNYTSNDYNIGVNLVVPLYQGGTTNADVKTAQYQYVSASQQLEATYRNVVKNVRAYYNNINASIGSIRAYEQSVVSAKSALEATEAGYEVGTRTIVDVLDSTRRLYDANRQLSDARYSYVISVLQLKQAVGTLTEQDILDINAGLKRPS